DNA sequence from the Agromyces aureus genome:
CCCCGACGAGCGCGGCCCGGTTCGATCGCCCGAGCACGCTCATGCCTCGGTCTGGCCGAGCTCGGGGTGGGCGACGAAGCGGGCGCTCGCCGAGACCGCACCGAGGCTCTCGAAGATCAGGAGCTCGTTCTCGCCCGCCCGCACGACGGGCGCCGGAACGTAGAGCGTGCGCTGCGGGCCGCGGCTCCAGTAGCGTCCGAGGTTCACGCCGTTGACCCACACGACGCCCTTGGTCCAGCCGGTCAGCTCGAGCTGGAGGTCGGCCGACGACGCCACCTCGAAGGTGCCGCTCGCGAACACCGGACCCGAGAGCGGGGCGCCGCGTCGCTGCGAGCCGGCGCCGGGCCCGGCCGCGAGCCCGGCCGCGAGCGCGGTGCGCACGGGTGCGAGGTCGTCGAGGAGGATCGGGGCGGCCGACCATTCGGTGAGCGGCACGCCGTCGAGGGTCGCGGGCGCGATGAGCCCCTTCGCCTCGCCGAGGCGGGGCCCGTAGTTCACCCCGCCGAGGTTCTCCACGAGCACGGTGAGCTCGCCCCGCGCGTCCTCCGGCAGCGGCAGCACCCGCTCGTGGAGCTCTCGGTCGAGCGTGCCGACGAACGCCCCGTCGACGAACACCTGGGCCCGGTCGCGCACCTCGCCGAAGGCGAGCAGCCCGCCGTGCTCGATCTGCGTCGAGTACCGCATGAATCCCCGGATCGAGCCGAACTCCGCGGCGACCGGGAGACGGTCGAAGGGCTGCGACTCGAAGATCGGCACCGACCACAGCGAGGCGCTGCGGTCGAGGAGCACGTCGAGCTCGGGGGCATCCGCTCGCTCGGCCGGCACCTCGTCGGGCACCGGGGCGTACTTCGAGATGACCTCGCGGAAGCGCCAGAACTTCTCGGTCGGCGTGCCGTCCTCGGCGAGCGGGGCGTCGTAGTCGTACGAGGTCGCGATCGGGCGGTACGTGCCCTTGTCGTTCGCGCCGCCCGTGAAGGCGAAGTTGGTACCGCCGTGGAACATGTACACGTTGACGGATGCCCCGGCCGCGAGCAGTTCGTCGAGCTCGCGGGCGGCGTCCTCCGCCGAGGTCGTGTGGTGGATCTCGCCCCAGCTGTCGAACCATCCGCACCAGAATTCGGAGCACATCAGCGGACCGGTCGGCTGGTGGCGGCGCAGGGTGGCCAGCCGCTCCCCCACCCGCGAGCCGAACGACCCCGTGCGGTGCAGGCCGTCGAGGCTTCCGTTCTCGAGCATCTCGTCGAACGGCTGGTCGACGGTGGTCAGCGGCACGTCGATGCCGTGCTCGCGGCTCAGCTCGGTGAGCCGGCGGAGGTAGTCCTCGTCGGCGCCGTAGGCACCGTACTCGTTCTCGATCTGCACGAGGATCACGGGGCCGCCGAGCTGGACCTGGCGGGGACGCACGATGGCGTAGACCTCGTCGAGGTACTCCCCGACGGCCGCGAGGTAGGCCTCGTCGTGCGATCGCAGCACGATCGCCTCGTCGGCGACGAGCCACGAGGGAAGGCCGCCGTCATGCCATTCGGCGCAGATGTAGGGGCCGGGCCGCACGATCGCGTGCATGCCCTCGGCGTGCACCAGGTCGAGGAATCGCGCCAGGTCGAGCTGCCCGGCGGTGCGGAACTCGCCGCGGGTCGGGGAGTGCTCGTTCCACGGCACGTACGTCTCGATGGCGTTGAGGCCCATGAGGCGCGCCTTGCGGATGCTCTCGCGCCACTGGTCGGGGTGCACGCGGAAGTAGTGCAGCGCGCCGGAGAGCACGCGGTGGGGCGAGCCGTCGAGGAGGAAGTCGGTGTCACCGATGGTGAAGTTGGGCATGCGCTGGTCCTGTGTCGAGAAATGGACCGCGGGGCAGCCGCCGTGACGGCGACTGCCCCGCGGGATGATGCGTCCTACTGGTTGACCGTGAAGCCCTGCTCGTCGCCGAACTTGACGAGGGTGTCCTGCCACTCGAGGAGCGCCTCGTTCAGGTCGCCGCCCGAGCCGAGCGCCTTGCCGACGGAGTCGGAGAAGACGTTGTTCGCATAGCCCTGGTACGGCAGGTACTGCCACCCGGGCAGGACCGACTCGGCCGAGGCCGCGCCGACCTGGTTCGCCGGCTGGCCGCCGTACGATTCGTACGGGTGGTCGAGCCACTCGGGGTTCTCGAGGTCGGCGATCGTCGACGGGAAGCCGTTCTCGTTCAACAGCGCACGCCCCTCGCCCTCCGC
Encoded proteins:
- a CDS encoding glycoside hydrolase family 35 protein: MPNFTIGDTDFLLDGSPHRVLSGALHYFRVHPDQWRESIRKARLMGLNAIETYVPWNEHSPTRGEFRTAGQLDLARFLDLVHAEGMHAIVRPGPYICAEWHDGGLPSWLVADEAIVLRSHDEAYLAAVGEYLDEVYAIVRPRQVQLGGPVILVQIENEYGAYGADEDYLRRLTELSREHGIDVPLTTVDQPFDEMLENGSLDGLHRTGSFGSRVGERLATLRRHQPTGPLMCSEFWCGWFDSWGEIHHTTSAEDAARELDELLAAGASVNVYMFHGGTNFAFTGGANDKGTYRPIATSYDYDAPLAEDGTPTEKFWRFREVISKYAPVPDEVPAERADAPELDVLLDRSASLWSVPIFESQPFDRLPVAAEFGSIRGFMRYSTQIEHGGLLAFGEVRDRAQVFVDGAFVGTLDRELHERVLPLPEDARGELTVLVENLGGVNYGPRLGEAKGLIAPATLDGVPLTEWSAAPILLDDLAPVRTALAAGLAAGPGAGSQRRGAPLSGPVFASGTFEVASSADLQLELTGWTKGVVWVNGVNLGRYWSRGPQRTLYVPAPVVRAGENELLIFESLGAVSASARFVAHPELGQTEA